In one Agrobacterium tumefaciens genomic region, the following are encoded:
- a CDS encoding CoA-binding protein, with protein MQHDTYEPDYLRKILTDVSTIALLGASPNPERPSHGVMRFLLSKGYRVFPVNPGQAGKEILGQKVYARLADIPEPVDMVDVFRAPEYLSAIVEEAILLPRRPKVIWGQLSVRDDNAAAKAETYGINVVMDRCPAIEYPRLNIVR; from the coding sequence ATGCAGCATGATACGTACGAGCCGGATTACCTCAGAAAAATCCTGACGGATGTCAGCACCATCGCTCTGCTTGGCGCTTCGCCCAATCCGGAGCGGCCGAGCCATGGCGTGATGCGCTTTCTGCTGTCCAAGGGTTACCGCGTATTTCCGGTCAATCCCGGTCAGGCGGGCAAGGAGATACTGGGGCAGAAGGTCTATGCCCGGCTGGCCGATATTCCCGAGCCGGTGGATATGGTCGATGTCTTCCGCGCGCCAGAATATCTGTCGGCCATCGTCGAAGAGGCGATATTGCTGCCGCGACGGCCGAAAGTGATCTGGGGGCAGCTTTCCGTCAGGGACGACAATGCCGCGGCCAAGGCCGAGACCTATGGCATAAACGTTGTGATGGACCGTTGCCCCGCAATTGAGTATCCACGTCTCAATATTGTGCGATAG
- a CDS encoding O-acetylhomoserine aminocarboxypropyltransferase has product MSSSNPGFSTLAVHAGAQPDPTTGARATPIYQTTAYAFRDADHAAALFGLKEFGNIYTRIMNPTQAVLEERVAALEGGTAALAVASGHAAQLLVFHTLLQHGDNFVAARQLYGGSINQFGHAFKGFDWQVRWADATDPASFERQIDERTRAIFIESLANPGGTFVDIAAIAEVAHRHGLPLIVDNTMASPYLLRPLEHGADIVLHSLTKFLGGHGNSMGGIIVDGGTFDWSATDRYPALSQPRPEYSGVVLHQTFGNFAFAIACRVLGLRDLGPAISPFNAFLILTGIETLPLRVQRHSDNALAVAKWLKAHPKVGWVHYAGLEDSDNYAIQQHYSPKGAGSVFTFGVKGGYAAGKALVEGLQLFSHLANIGDTRSLVIHPASTTHAQLTTEQQTAAGAGPDVVRLSIGIEDVKDIIADLEQSLARV; this is encoded by the coding sequence ATGTCGAGCAGCAATCCCGGTTTTTCAACGTTGGCCGTACACGCGGGCGCGCAGCCTGATCCAACCACCGGCGCGCGCGCGACGCCTATCTATCAGACCACGGCCTATGCCTTCCGTGACGCCGATCATGCTGCCGCCCTGTTTGGACTGAAAGAGTTCGGCAATATCTACACACGCATCATGAACCCCACCCAGGCCGTTCTGGAAGAGCGTGTTGCCGCACTCGAGGGCGGCACGGCGGCGCTTGCGGTCGCATCTGGTCACGCCGCGCAATTGCTCGTCTTCCACACATTGCTGCAGCACGGCGACAATTTCGTCGCGGCCCGGCAGCTTTATGGCGGCTCCATCAATCAGTTCGGCCATGCCTTCAAGGGCTTCGACTGGCAGGTGCGCTGGGCCGATGCGACCGATCCGGCCAGTTTCGAACGTCAGATCGATGAGCGCACGCGCGCCATCTTCATCGAAAGCCTCGCAAATCCGGGCGGCACATTCGTGGATATCGCCGCAATCGCCGAAGTGGCCCATCGGCACGGCCTGCCGCTTATCGTCGATAACACCATGGCAAGCCCCTATCTGCTGCGGCCGCTGGAACATGGCGCGGATATCGTGCTGCATTCGCTGACGAAATTCCTCGGCGGCCATGGCAATTCCATGGGCGGCATCATCGTGGACGGCGGAACCTTCGACTGGTCGGCAACGGACCGCTATCCGGCGCTGTCGCAGCCGCGGCCGGAATATTCCGGTGTTGTGCTGCACCAGACCTTCGGCAATTTCGCCTTCGCCATCGCCTGCCGCGTGCTTGGCCTGCGCGATCTTGGGCCGGCGATCTCGCCCTTCAATGCCTTCCTCATCCTCACCGGCATAGAAACGCTGCCGCTGCGTGTTCAGCGCCATTCCGACAATGCACTTGCCGTCGCCAAGTGGCTGAAGGCGCATCCGAAGGTCGGCTGGGTGCATTATGCTGGGCTGGAGGACAGCGACAACTACGCCATCCAGCAGCATTATTCGCCAAAGGGCGCGGGCTCCGTCTTCACCTTCGGCGTCAAGGGCGGTTATGCGGCGGGCAAGGCGCTGGTGGAAGGGCTGCAGCTTTTCTCCCATCTCGCCAATATCGGCGATACCCGCTCGCTCGTCATCCACCCGGCTTCCACCACCCATGCGCAGCTGACGACTGAGCAGCAGACAGCGGCGGGCGCCGGACCGGATGTCGTGCGCCTGTCCATTGGTATCGAGGACGTCAAGGACATCATAGCCGATCTCGAACAATCGCTTGCCAGGGTCTGA
- a CDS encoding cupin domain-containing protein: MTNFLSFDDVAELEYGAPAPERLISGDPRFTTWNLEEAPGGIYAGIWQSTPGKWRVVYDEWEYFNILEGHSILTEDGGAPRDLRPGDRVILRPGFTGTWEVVETTRKDYVIRL, encoded by the coding sequence ATGACGAATTTTCTGTCCTTTGATGATGTCGCCGAACTGGAATATGGCGCGCCCGCGCCGGAACGGCTGATCTCCGGCGATCCCAGATTCACCACATGGAATCTCGAGGAGGCTCCCGGCGGCATTTATGCCGGCATCTGGCAGTCCACGCCCGGCAAATGGCGGGTGGTTTATGATGAATGGGAATATTTCAACATTCTCGAAGGCCATTCCATCCTGACCGAAGACGGCGGTGCGCCGCGCGATCTGAGACCGGGCGACCGCGTTATCCTGCGCCCGGGCTTTACGGGCACCTGGGAGGTCGTGGAAACGACGCGTAAGGACTACGTCATCCGGCTCTGA
- a CDS encoding cytochrome P450 produces the protein MGMTTTFPFLKIDPATRRVSLDARDPAFYSDPNPVYAALHAECPTFYWEEQRQWFFTGYDHVSALLRDRRFGRQILHVASREEIGLAEPQDHVRHFDAAEQHSLLELEPPEHTRLRTLINRAFVSRHVDKMKPEIEELANRLIDAFEANGETELLSSYADIIPVTMIARMIGIPEEMGPQLLKWSHAYVGMYMFKRTPEDELLADKAAHEFSDYVRSVIAERRAEPKDDLLSHMIHTEHKGQYLTDDELISTTIVLLNAGHEATVHQIGNSVRIILESGISPETLFNDDATTERTVEETLRICAPVHIFQRWVLEPVEIDGVTFKRGDKVSLILAAANLDPAKFSDPLTFQPDRNEGANVSFGAGIHFCIGAPLARLELNLALPLLFKRLPGLKIAEPPRVKDVYHFHGLERLDLSW, from the coding sequence ATGGGTATGACAACGACATTTCCCTTTCTCAAAATCGACCCCGCCACCCGCCGCGTTTCCCTTGATGCCCGCGACCCGGCTTTCTACAGCGATCCGAACCCGGTCTATGCCGCCCTTCACGCTGAATGTCCCACCTTCTACTGGGAAGAGCAGCGGCAGTGGTTTTTCACCGGATACGACCACGTCAGCGCCCTTCTGCGCGACCGCCGGTTCGGACGGCAGATCCTGCATGTGGCAAGCCGCGAGGAAATCGGTCTGGCGGAGCCGCAGGACCATGTGAGGCATTTCGACGCCGCCGAGCAGCATTCGCTGCTGGAACTGGAACCGCCGGAACACACGCGGCTGCGCACGCTCATCAACCGCGCCTTCGTGTCGCGGCATGTCGACAAAATGAAGCCGGAAATCGAGGAACTCGCCAACCGTCTGATCGACGCCTTCGAAGCGAATGGCGAAACGGAATTGCTCTCTTCCTATGCCGACATCATCCCGGTGACGATGATCGCCCGCATGATCGGCATTCCCGAGGAGATGGGGCCGCAGCTTTTGAAATGGTCGCATGCCTATGTCGGCATGTATATGTTCAAGCGCACGCCGGAAGATGAGCTTCTGGCCGACAAGGCCGCACATGAATTCTCAGACTATGTGCGCAGCGTGATCGCGGAGCGGCGAGCGGAGCCGAAGGACGATCTGCTGAGCCACATGATCCACACGGAACACAAGGGCCAGTACCTCACCGATGACGAGCTCATCTCCACCACCATCGTGCTGCTGAATGCCGGGCACGAGGCGACCGTTCACCAGATCGGCAATTCCGTGCGCATCATTCTGGAAAGCGGCATCTCTCCAGAGACGCTGTTCAACGACGATGCAACCACGGAACGGACGGTGGAAGAAACCCTGCGCATCTGCGCGCCGGTGCATATTTTCCAGCGCTGGGTTCTGGAACCCGTCGAAATCGACGGCGTCACGTTCAAGCGTGGCGACAAGGTCAGCCTCATCCTGGCAGCCGCCAATCTCGATCCCGCAAAGTTCTCCGATCCGCTGACCTTCCAGCCCGACCGCAACGAAGGTGCCAATGTCTCCTTCGGCGCGGGCATCCATTTCTGCATCGGCGCGCCGCTGGCGAGGCTGGAGCTCAATCTTGCGCTGCCGCTGCTTTTCAAACGCCTGCCGGGCCTGAAGATCGCCGAGCCGCCCAGGGTCAAGGATGTCTATCATTTCCATGGTCTGGAGCGGCTCGATCTCAGTTGGTGA
- a CDS encoding GGDEF domain-containing protein, whose product MLDAKTSTLLWAAETFTLAVLLGTLWLHRPSRRHNLYFAAGFLATGFGTVMVAFRGDISSFLSIQVGNTLALSAFGFWLAGLLGLEQRKLGGWIAIPALLWIAGMFVPSVREDMVARILLYHASAATGYFMLAGVLLASRARATRSRKVLATILILQAFAGALVASIVIPANAAVPNAIPMTSALSISGMLGFTAIIMISAKIIMEDTEIRLHRLAMTDHLTGVLNRRGLLEEFERIKKRSPGSSRYVALVLFDIDHFKKINDRYGHQSGDAVLVHFCNIAQRAIGDRGLFVRMGGEEFALVAEVESPSSTATLAEAIRSNLRLSKISSRGEGIEVTTSVGISEAMIKDADLSVMMTEADRALYAAKKAGRNRTVIHVNSANVVVPASDREENPMDNNADRQVAALNRIAAIASR is encoded by the coding sequence ATGCTGGATGCAAAGACGAGCACGCTACTATGGGCGGCGGAAACGTTCACCCTTGCCGTGCTTTTGGGAACGCTGTGGCTGCACCGCCCTTCCCGCCGGCATAATCTCTATTTCGCCGCCGGCTTCCTCGCCACGGGCTTCGGCACTGTCATGGTGGCCTTTCGCGGGGATATTTCCAGTTTTCTGTCCATTCAGGTCGGCAATACGCTCGCACTTTCCGCCTTCGGCTTCTGGCTCGCAGGCCTGTTAGGCCTGGAGCAGCGCAAACTCGGCGGCTGGATTGCAATTCCCGCCCTGCTGTGGATCGCCGGAATGTTCGTGCCATCCGTGCGCGAAGACATGGTCGCCCGCATCCTGCTCTATCATGCCAGTGCTGCCACGGGCTATTTCATGCTCGCCGGTGTCCTTCTGGCCAGCAGGGCGCGCGCAACACGCAGCCGAAAGGTACTGGCCACGATCCTGATCCTGCAGGCTTTTGCCGGAGCGCTCGTCGCATCCATCGTCATCCCTGCCAATGCCGCGGTTCCCAACGCCATTCCGATGACGTCGGCGCTCTCCATTTCCGGCATGCTCGGCTTCACGGCTATCATCATGATCAGCGCCAAGATCATCATGGAGGATACGGAGATTCGTCTCCACCGGCTCGCCATGACCGATCATCTGACCGGCGTTCTCAACCGTCGCGGTCTCCTGGAGGAGTTCGAGCGCATCAAAAAGCGGTCACCGGGATCCAGCCGCTATGTGGCTCTGGTGCTGTTCGACATCGATCATTTCAAGAAGATCAATGACAGATATGGCCACCAGTCCGGCGACGCGGTGCTCGTGCATTTCTGTAATATCGCGCAGCGCGCGATCGGCGATCGTGGCCTTTTCGTCAGAATGGGAGGCGAGGAATTCGCTCTGGTTGCCGAAGTCGAAAGTCCTTCCAGCACGGCGACGCTTGCGGAAGCCATCCGCAGCAATCTGCGCCTTTCAAAGATCAGTTCGCGTGGTGAAGGCATAGAGGTAACCACAAGCGTCGGCATATCCGAAGCCATGATCAAGGATGCCGACCTGAGCGTGATGATGACGGAAGCCGACCGCGCGCTCTATGCCGCCAAGAAGGCCGGGCGCAACCGGACCGTCATCCACGTTAATTCGGCCAATGTCGTCGTGCCCGCCTCGGACCGCGAGGAAAATCCGATGGACAACAATGCCGACCGCCAGGTCGCGGCCCTGAACCGGATAGCCGCCATCGCCAGCCGATGA
- the clpP gene encoding ATP-dependent Clp endopeptidase proteolytic subunit ClpP, producing the protein MKNPVDTAMALVPMVVEQTNRGERSYDIFSRLLKERIIFLTGPVEDQMASLVCAQLLFLEAENPKKEIALYINSPGGVVTAGMAIYDTMQFIRPAVSTLCVGQAASMGSLLLAAGEKGMRFATPNARIMVHQPSGGFQGQASDIERHARDIIKMKRRLNEVYVKHTGRTLEEVEKTLDRDHFMDADEAKDWGVIDKILTSRQEIEGAAAN; encoded by the coding sequence ATGAAAAATCCAGTTGATACCGCCATGGCTCTGGTGCCGATGGTCGTAGAGCAGACCAATCGCGGCGAACGCTCCTACGACATATTTTCCCGTCTTCTCAAGGAACGCATCATTTTCCTCACCGGCCCGGTGGAAGACCAGATGGCTTCGCTCGTTTGCGCGCAGCTGCTTTTCCTCGAGGCTGAAAACCCGAAGAAGGAAATCGCGCTCTACATCAATTCGCCGGGTGGCGTCGTGACCGCCGGCATGGCGATCTACGATACGATGCAGTTCATCCGTCCTGCGGTCTCCACGCTCTGCGTCGGTCAGGCTGCATCCATGGGGTCGCTGCTTCTGGCCGCCGGTGAAAAGGGAATGCGTTTCGCAACCCCGAACGCCCGCATCATGGTGCACCAGCCCTCCGGCGGTTTCCAGGGCCAGGCTTCGGACATCGAGCGTCACGCCCGCGACATCATCAAGATGAAGCGCCGCCTCAATGAAGTCTACGTGAAGCATACCGGCCGCACGCTCGAAGAGGTTGAAAAAACCCTTGATCGCGACCATTTCATGGATGCAGACGAGGCGAAGGACTGGGGTGTGATCGACAAGATCCTGACCTCGCGCCAGGAAATCGAGGGCGCCGCCGCGAATTGA